One segment of Saprospiraceae bacterium DNA contains the following:
- a CDS encoding putative DNA binding domain-containing protein has product MSDILILQERIKNSILVGESDFREFKSAWEGKPGSKKPRLAKHICQDIAEGLVAFANADGGELLIGVEDDMTVTGIPHTEEEVQQMLNAPHSHVFEGQNLPMIYAQKIQIQDETVLFFQVEKGATEIYQLRDGRAVIRKDKRTVPAKISRLQFERQEVLSREYDRQFVDGATINDLDIPLIQSLANNYLKGMTAEKYLQQLGLAEYSVSGLRLRRAAVLLFARDVSRWHPRSQVRILKVNGNELLPGEKYNVVSDETVAGNIYELASKGWEGLRPFLAQKTEFGAGGKFEQRYSYPEDACREALLNALAHRDYSNSNGIEVYIFDDRLEIKSPGALLSTLRIEDLYALDNRHESRNSKIAYTLNVSKFMRELGEGMKRIFTLMSDLDRKPPELYSNTNWFTVKLFNRPIYTPKQQEFLNLFSKYNLTSNQKKIVLLGMQGEEIAPEDMFRAMNTSDRDIYDKEVTGLRMAGLLQKSRSKSEVTKIFLNQRISRRKIAQYKIVVPT; this is encoded by the coding sequence ATGAGCGACATACTGATTCTTCAAGAACGAATAAAAAACTCAATTCTCGTAGGTGAGAGTGACTTCAGAGAGTTTAAATCTGCATGGGAAGGGAAGCCCGGAAGCAAGAAACCTCGATTGGCTAAACACATTTGTCAAGATATTGCCGAAGGATTAGTGGCCTTTGCAAATGCTGATGGTGGAGAATTGCTCATTGGAGTTGAAGACGATATGACTGTTACTGGCATTCCTCACACGGAAGAGGAAGTTCAACAAATGCTAAATGCTCCGCATTCGCACGTCTTTGAAGGACAAAATCTCCCAATGATTTATGCACAAAAAATTCAAATCCAAGACGAGACTGTATTGTTTTTCCAAGTTGAGAAAGGCGCTACCGAAATATACCAACTTCGTGATGGGAGAGCAGTGATTAGAAAAGACAAAAGAACGGTACCCGCAAAAATCAGCAGATTGCAATTTGAAAGGCAGGAGGTGTTGTCAAGAGAATATGACCGGCAATTTGTCGACGGAGCAACTATTAATGATTTAGATATCCCTCTGATACAAAGCCTCGCAAATAATTATCTTAAAGGAATGACTGCTGAAAAATATCTCCAGCAGTTGGGTCTGGCAGAATATTCAGTTAGTGGGCTTCGGTTAAGACGTGCCGCCGTTCTTTTATTTGCCAGAGATGTTTCAAGATGGCACCCAAGAAGTCAAGTTAGAATTTTGAAAGTGAATGGCAATGAACTGTTACCCGGTGAAAAATACAATGTTGTAAGTGACGAAACTGTCGCTGGGAACATTTACGAGCTGGCTTCTAAAGGATGGGAAGGTTTACGACCTTTCTTAGCGCAAAAAACTGAGTTCGGCGCAGGTGGAAAATTTGAACAAAGATATTCTTACCCGGAAGATGCTTGCCGAGAAGCTTTGCTAAATGCTTTAGCTCACCGTGATTACAGTAATAGCAATGGCATTGAAGTTTATATATTTGATGATAGGCTTGAAATCAAAAGCCCAGGCGCCCTCCTTTCGACACTAAGAATCGAAGATTTATATGCCCTCGATAATCGCCACGAATCTCGCAATTCCAAAATTGCCTACACCCTCAATGTTTCAAAGTTCATGCGCGAATTAGGGGAGGGCATGAAACGCATTTTCACGCTCATGAGTGATCTTGACCGTAAGCCACCAGAATTGTATTCAAACACTAACTGGTTTACAGTTAAACTCTTTAATAGACCTATTTATACGCCTAAACAACAAGAGTTCTTGAACTTGTTTTCAAAATACAATTTGACAAGCAATCAAAAAAAGATTGTCCTTCTTGGGATGCAAGGAGAGGAAATCGCTCCAGAAGATATGTTTAGAGCTATGAATACTTCAGATCGAGATATTTACGACAAAGAGGTTACAGGTCTTAGGATGGCGGGACTGCTTCAAAAATCTCGTTCAAAATCAGAGGTGACAAAAATATTTCTGAATCAAAGAATCTCAAGAAGGAAAATTGCCCAATACAAAATTGTAGTGCCAACTTAA
- the miaB gene encoding tRNA (N6-isopentenyl adenosine(37)-C2)-methylthiotransferase MiaB, whose product MYDSNPTLEGIKTIDEAKQGNVLFKEHWQETTVPGGKRFYIESYGCQMNFSDSEIVASILSEIGYSPTRNVEESDLILINTCSIREKAEETVRKRLRFFETIKNQRPGTVVGVLGCMAERLKKKFLEEEKLVDIVVGPDAYRDLPNLIGGAEDGNRMVNVLLSREETYADISPVRLESNGITAFISIMRGCDNMCSFCVVPFTRGRERSRDPFSIVAEATNLFENGYREVTLLGQNVDSYKWENPETGERVNFANLLEMTALIHPSLRVRFSTSHPKDMTDEVLHTMAKYENICKYIHLPVQSGNSRVLEMMNRTYDRPWYEARIRAIRRILPEAAVSSDIITGFCSETEEEHQDTLSIVEWANFSMSYMFFYSERPGTLAARKYADDIPEEVKKRRLQEIIRVQNAVSLRHNQADIGKTFKVLIEGNSRKSALDFCGRNTQNKMVVFPKKEGLKPGDYALVRVKEATSATLLGEIV is encoded by the coding sequence ATGTACGACAGCAACCCGACATTGGAAGGAATCAAAACGATTGACGAGGCAAAGCAAGGCAACGTCCTCTTCAAAGAACACTGGCAAGAGACGACTGTGCCGGGCGGGAAACGCTTTTACATCGAGAGTTACGGCTGCCAGATGAATTTCAGCGACTCCGAAATCGTGGCTTCCATCCTGAGCGAAATCGGCTATTCCCCTACCCGCAACGTGGAGGAGAGCGATTTGATTTTGATAAACACTTGCTCCATCCGCGAGAAAGCCGAAGAGACCGTCCGCAAACGCCTCCGTTTTTTTGAAACGATTAAAAATCAACGTCCCGGCACGGTGGTCGGTGTGTTGGGCTGCATGGCCGAGCGGCTGAAAAAGAAGTTTTTGGAAGAAGAAAAACTCGTGGACATCGTGGTCGGCCCCGACGCTTACCGCGACCTGCCCAACCTCATTGGCGGCGCGGAAGACGGCAACCGCATGGTCAACGTCCTGCTCAGCCGCGAAGAAACTTACGCCGACATCAGCCCCGTGCGCCTCGAATCGAACGGCATCACAGCCTTCATCAGCATCATGCGCGGCTGCGACAACATGTGTTCGTTCTGCGTCGTGCCGTTCACACGCGGGCGCGAGCGTTCGCGCGACCCCTTCAGCATCGTGGCAGAGGCAACAAATTTGTTTGAAAACGGCTACCGCGAAGTCACGCTTTTGGGGCAGAATGTGGACTCCTACAAGTGGGAAAACCCCGAAACAGGCGAGCGCGTCAATTTCGCCAACTTGCTGGAAATGACGGCTTTAATTCATCCGAGCCTGCGCGTCCGGTTCAGCACCAGCCACCCGAAAGACATGACCGACGAGGTGTTGCACACGATGGCGAAATACGAAAACATCTGCAAGTACATCCACCTGCCGGTGCAGTCGGGCAACTCGCGCGTGCTGGAAATGATGAACCGCACCTACGACCGCCCCTGGTACGAAGCTCGCATCCGCGCCATCCGCCGCATCCTGCCGGAGGCCGCCGTGTCGAGCGACATCATCACGGGCTTTTGCTCCGAAACGGAGGAAGAACATCAGGACACGCTCAGCATCGTGGAGTGGGCGAACTTCTCGATGTCTTATATGTTTTTCTACTCCGAACGCCCCGGCACACTCGCCGCCCGCAAGTACGCCGACGACATCCCGGAAGAAGTGAAAAAACGCCGCTTGCAAGAAATCATCCGTGTGCAAAACGCTGTGTCGCTGCGCCACAATCAGGCCGACATCGGCAAGACGTTCAAGGTTTTAATAGAAGGAAACAGCCGCAAATCCGCTCTCGACTTTTGCGGGCGCAACACCCAGAACAAGATGGTCGTGTTCCCGAAAAAAGAGGGTTTGAAGCCTGGCGACTACGCGCTGGTGCGGGTGAAGGAGGCGACGAGTGCGACGTTGTTGGGGGAAATCGTGTAA
- a CDS encoding nucleoside phosphorylase, with protein sequence MNMKSSELILNRDGSIYHLHLHPEQVAPLVITVGDPERVAKVSRYFDRVEHRARKREFVTHTGWLGKQRLSVVSTGIGTDNVDIVLNELDALFNIDLENRVPKPRPTSLTFIRIGTAGSLQEEVPVDSWVASSGGLGLDGLMQFYQAPAMQNHPLVTALREHATEQWDFPVSPYFSEGNPDLLRCFSQGFHHGITATNSGFYGPQGRRLRAPLRQPNYLDLLQAFEYQREKIVNLEMETAGIYGLANLLGHRAVSLNAILANRPSGTFSRNPEQTVRQLIEHALEKISEGT encoded by the coding sequence ATGAACATGAAATCCTCCGAACTCATCCTCAACCGCGACGGCAGCATCTATCACCTGCATCTGCACCCCGAGCAGGTAGCGCCGCTCGTCATCACCGTCGGCGACCCGGAACGGGTGGCCAAAGTGAGCCGCTATTTCGACCGCGTGGAACACCGCGCCCGCAAGCGCGAATTTGTGACCCACACTGGCTGGCTCGGCAAACAGCGTCTTTCGGTGGTCAGCACGGGCATAGGCACCGACAATGTGGACATTGTGCTGAACGAATTGGATGCCTTGTTCAACATTGACTTGGAGAACCGTGTGCCTAAGCCCCGCCCGACATCACTCACTTTTATCAGAATCGGCACGGCTGGCAGTTTGCAAGAAGAAGTACCCGTTGATTCATGGGTCGCATCGTCGGGAGGTTTGGGGCTGGACGGGCTGATGCAGTTTTATCAAGCGCCAGCCATGCAAAACCACCCATTGGTGACCGCCTTGAGAGAACACGCCACCGAACAATGGGACTTCCCGGTCAGCCCCTATTTTTCAGAGGGCAACCCGGATTTGTTGCGCTGTTTTTCGCAAGGTTTTCATCACGGCATCACTGCCACCAATTCAGGATTTTACGGCCCGCAAGGCCGCCGATTGAGGGCGCCACTCAGACAGCCCAATTATCTCGACTTGCTACAAGCATTTGAGTACCAACGTGAAAAAATAGTAAATCTTGAAATGGAGACTGCGGGCATCTATGGATTGGCAAACTTATTGGGGCATCGGGCGGTGTCGCTGAACGCAATACTAGCCAACCGCCCGTCGGGAACATTCAGCCGAAATCCTGAGCAAACGGTGCGTCAATTGATTGAACACGCCTTGGAAAAAATTTCGGAAGGCACATAG
- the hemF gene encoding oxygen-dependent coproporphyrinogen oxidase encodes MVTKEHIADRFRTLQDDICRQLESAEGGGGKFLEDNWLRPEGGGGRSRVIEGKIIEKGGVMFSAVHGPLPEAVAKSMQLPPTEFFATGVSIVLHPHSPMAPIIHKNVRYFETGTGRWWFGGGIDLTPHYIVEDDARFFHQQLKNTCARFHPAFYPDFKQQADDYFFLKHRQETRGVGGIFFDYLDEKCGLSQDKLFEFAVAVGETFAPTYTELLRRAQNRPWGEREKRWQMLRRGRYVEFNLVWDRGTKFGLETNGRVESILMSMPPVAHWAYNFKPEPGSPEAATLNLLKKGIDWL; translated from the coding sequence ATGGTCACAAAAGAACACATCGCCGACCGTTTCCGAACCCTCCAAGACGACATCTGCCGCCAACTCGAATCCGCCGAAGGCGGGGGCGGCAAGTTTTTGGAAGACAACTGGCTCCGCCCGGAGGGTGGGGGAGGGCGTAGCCGGGTCATCGAAGGAAAAATCATTGAGAAAGGCGGGGTCATGTTCAGCGCGGTGCATGGGCCGCTGCCCGAGGCTGTGGCAAAGAGTATGCAATTGCCGCCAACCGAGTTTTTTGCGACGGGCGTGAGCATCGTGCTGCATCCGCACAGCCCGATGGCTCCTATCATCCATAAAAATGTGCGCTATTTCGAGACTGGCACCGGGCGATGGTGGTTTGGCGGGGGCATTGACCTGACGCCACATTATATTGTGGAGGACGATGCCCGGTTTTTTCACCAGCAATTGAAAAATACTTGCGCTCGCTTTCATCCCGCGTTCTACCCTGATTTTAAGCAGCAGGCCGATGACTATTTTTTTCTGAAACACCGCCAAGAAACGCGCGGGGTGGGCGGCATCTTTTTCGACTACTTGGATGAAAAATGCGGTCTTTCGCAGGATAAACTTTTCGAGTTTGCGGTGGCTGTGGGCGAGACGTTCGCCCCGACGTACACAGAATTGTTGCGTCGCGCACAAAATCGTCCGTGGGGTGAGCGCGAAAAACGCTGGCAGATGCTTCGACGCGGTCGCTATGTGGAGTTCAATTTGGTGTGGGACAGAGGCACAAAATTCGGCCTCGAAACCAACGGTCGGGTAGAGTCCATCCTGATGAGCATGCCGCCGGTGGCGCATTGGGCGTACAATTTCAAACCGGAGCCGGGCAGCCCTGAGGCTGCGACGTTGAACCTGCTCAAGAAAGGCATTGATTGGTTGTGA
- a CDS encoding DUF721 domain-containing protein: protein MKKKNDNSLQEAMQDMLREFRLKPQLDETRVKMLWEKLMGKTIATYTSNISVRKNVLHLTILSAPLKHELSYSKDKIKSLLNEEMGEEYIKDVVIR from the coding sequence ATGAAAAAGAAAAACGACAATTCGCTTCAAGAGGCCATGCAGGATATGCTCAGGGAATTTCGCCTGAAGCCGCAGCTGGACGAGACGCGCGTGAAAATGCTTTGGGAAAAACTCATGGGCAAGACGATTGCGACTTACACTTCCAATATATCCGTGCGCAAAAACGTGCTGCACCTCACCATCCTTTCCGCGCCGCTCAAGCACGAGCTTTCTTACTCGAAGGACAAAATAAAAAGCCTGCTCAACGAAGAAATGGGGGAGGAGTACATCAAGGATGTGGTGATACGGTAA
- a CDS encoding ABC transporter permease has translation MNLPFFIARRIAFSGENNFSRVIIRIAQAAVALSVAVMIAATALIAGFKHEISRKIFEFWGHIHISDTAYSLSFEPVPIERDQDFYPSLDTVRSIDYFEEAQVWGMPTGREVEKRSRGGIRHIQAFAHKPGIIRTKTAMEGIILKGIGQDFDWNNLMPYLQEGQPIALGDTVSRDIIISRQTADRLQVGVGDRFIVHFVKGGEQLRRRFQICGIYKTGLEEYDRKFAICDIRQTQELLGWTEGQVAGFEIWLDDLRDLDLYNEYIYSEVLPPDLLCVSIRSKFPAIFEWLQLQDLNEVVILGLMLAVAIINMVTALLVLVLERTTMIGVLKALGETNRRIRRIFLYYAAVITLTGMFWGNLLGLGFCYLQEKFRFITLNEADYYLSYAPVKINWLAVLGVNVGTLAVTLLFLILPSFLVSKIAPVKAIQFK, from the coding sequence TTGAACCTTCCCTTCTTCATTGCCCGTCGCATCGCATTTTCTGGAGAAAACAATTTCTCTCGCGTCATCATACGCATCGCACAGGCGGCGGTGGCGCTCAGCGTGGCCGTGATGATAGCGGCAACGGCGCTTATCGCGGGGTTCAAGCACGAAATCAGCCGAAAGATTTTTGAGTTCTGGGGACACATCCATATTTCCGACACGGCCTACTCGCTGTCCTTTGAGCCAGTGCCCATCGAGCGCGACCAAGATTTTTATCCGTCGTTAGACACGGTCAGGAGCATAGATTATTTCGAGGAGGCGCAGGTCTGGGGAATGCCGACGGGCCGCGAAGTAGAGAAGCGTTCGCGTGGCGGCATTCGCCACATTCAAGCATTTGCCCACAAGCCCGGCATCATCCGCACAAAAACGGCGATGGAAGGCATCATCCTCAAAGGCATCGGGCAGGATTTTGACTGGAACAACTTGATGCCTTATTTGCAGGAAGGCCAACCGATTGCTTTGGGCGACACGGTCTCACGCGACATCATCATCAGCAGACAAACCGCAGACCGATTGCAGGTAGGCGTGGGCGACCGATTTATCGTCCATTTTGTGAAAGGAGGGGAACAGCTGCGCCGCCGCTTTCAAATATGCGGCATCTACAAAACAGGCTTGGAAGAGTATGACCGAAAATTTGCCATCTGCGACATTCGCCAAACACAGGAACTGCTCGGCTGGACGGAGGGGCAAGTGGCGGGTTTTGAAATTTGGCTTGACGATTTGCGCGACCTCGACCTTTACAACGAATACATCTACTCAGAGGTGCTGCCGCCCGACTTGCTTTGCGTCAGCATCCGCTCCAAGTTCCCCGCCATCTTCGAATGGTTGCAATTGCAGGATTTGAACGAGGTGGTTATTCTGGGGCTCATGCTTGCAGTGGCGATTATCAACATGGTCACCGCGCTGTTGGTGCTGGTGCTGGAACGCACCACCATGATTGGTGTCTTGAAGGCGCTGGGCGAAACCAACCGCCGCATTCGGCGCATTTTCCTGTACTACGCCGCCGTCATCACTTTGACGGGGATGTTCTGGGGCAATTTGCTGGGACTTGGATTTTGTTATTTGCAAGAAAAATTTCGTTTCATCACCCTCAACGAAGCCGATTACTACCTTTCTTATGCGCCAGTGAAAATCAATTGGTTGGCGGTGTTGGGGGTAAATGTAGGTACCTTGGCGGTCACGCTGCTCTTTCTGATATTGCCTTCATTTTTGGTGTCGAAAATCGCGCCCGTGAAGGCGATACAGTTCAAGTGA
- a CDS encoding T9SS type A sorting domain-containing protein: protein MRQKLFPFIIALLLSGSCNKEIEAVSVPPFSVYPNPSFGVVRVSLNPAVTTFANVTLYDRNGKTLQTATLLPQETAAYQLDEDGIYYLEVLVDNQRYKEEILNLIP from the coding sequence ATGCGCCAAAAACTATTCCCCTTCATCATCGCCCTGCTCCTGTCTGGCAGTTGCAACAAAGAAATTGAAGCGGTGTCGGTACCGCCGTTCTCTGTTTATCCGAATCCCAGTTTCGGTGTCGTGCGAGTTTCCTTGAATCCGGCTGTCACCACCTTTGCCAACGTGACGCTCTACGACCGCAATGGAAAAACCCTGCAAACGGCGACTTTGCTTCCACAGGAAACAGCTGCTTACCAACTGGACGAAGACGGTATTTATTACTTGGAAGTCCTCGTTGACAATCAACGTTACAAAGAAGAAATCCTCAACCTCATCCCATGA
- a CDS encoding tyrosine--tRNA ligase, with protein MDFISELKWRGLIHDVTPGIEEHLKSGTVRGYIGFDPTAPSLTIGNYVQIMLLTFLQRAGHQPVALMGGATGRIGDPSGKDAERELKSYDELDRNTARQVEQIKKLLDFSPAKPNHALLLNNLEFWQNMTVLEFLRDVGKYLTVNYMMSKESVQRRLETGISFTEFSYQLLQGYDYVLLHRKYDITLQMGGSDQFGNITAGVELGRKIDDAKLHALTTPLLTKADGTKFGKSTAGNIWLDPNLTSPYRFYQFWLNADDRDLPKFLRYFSLKSKEEIEALEANASPQDIKRVFAEEITVRLHGQAEYESVLAVSKLLFDPKADAGTLSSLDARTLAQVAEEIPAPQVPLAVVQNGANILDFLSENTAILPSRSEAKKAIQNNAVSINKQKISDLNTMISSKDLLHGKYVMVENGKKNKFLVEVG; from the coding sequence ATGGATTTCATTTCCGAACTCAAATGGCGCGGCCTCATCCACGACGTCACGCCCGGCATTGAAGAACACCTCAAAAGCGGCACCGTGCGCGGCTACATCGGCTTCGACCCCACCGCGCCCTCGCTCACCATCGGCAACTACGTCCAAATCATGCTGCTCACCTTCCTCCAGCGTGCAGGCCACCAACCCGTCGCGCTCATGGGCGGCGCCACCGGGCGCATCGGCGACCCCAGCGGCAAGGACGCGGAGCGCGAACTCAAAAGCTACGACGAACTTGACCGCAACACCGCACGTCAGGTAGAGCAAATAAAAAAACTGCTCGACTTCTCTCCTGCCAAACCCAATCACGCACTGCTGCTCAACAACCTCGAATTCTGGCAAAACATGACCGTGCTCGAATTTCTGCGCGACGTGGGCAAATACCTCACAGTCAATTACATGATGTCGAAAGAGAGTGTTCAGCGCAGATTGGAGACGGGCATCTCGTTCACCGAGTTCAGCTACCAACTTTTGCAAGGCTACGACTACGTTTTGCTCCACAGAAAATATGACATCACCTTGCAAATGGGCGGTTCCGACCAGTTTGGCAACATCACCGCCGGGGTGGAACTCGGGCGCAAAATTGACGATGCCAAACTGCACGCCCTCACCACACCTTTGCTCACCAAGGCCGACGGCACCAAGTTTGGCAAAAGCACGGCGGGCAATATCTGGCTCGACCCGAACCTGACCAGCCCCTACCGTTTTTACCAATTTTGGCTCAACGCCGACGACCGCGACCTGCCAAAGTTCCTGCGCTATTTTTCCCTAAAATCGAAAGAGGAAATCGAGGCCTTGGAGGCCAATGCCAGCCCGCAAGACATCAAGCGCGTTTTTGCCGAGGAAATCACCGTGCGCCTACATGGCCAAGCAGAGTACGAATCCGTGCTCGCGGTTTCAAAACTGTTGTTTGACCCAAAGGCCGATGCCGGCACCTTAAGCAGCCTCGACGCTCGCACATTGGCGCAAGTAGCAGAGGAAATTCCCGCGCCACAGGTGCCGCTCGCGGTCGTTCAAAATGGCGCGAACATCCTCGATTTTTTGTCTGAAAACACCGCCATCCTTCCCAGCCGCAGCGAAGCCAAAAAGGCGATTCAGAACAATGCCGTCTCCATCAACAAACAGAAAATCAGCGATTTGAACACCATGATATCCTCGAAGGATTTGCTGCACGGAAAATATGTAATGGTAGAAAACGGGAAGAAGAACAAGTTTTTGGTGGAGGTCGGCTAA
- a CDS encoding sigma-70 family RNA polymerase sigma factor, with amino-acid sequence MSLFGKKNYTEQELVEGCTRNERRAQETLYRRFFPEMMRMTRKYTRDDDTAIEIVNNGMLRVFKKIHTFAFKGSLEGWVRRLVYHSMADYFRDNARYLHFLVLEEHDSAVPERGHETFYEEDILRAVQALPPVSQEVFRLYAIEGYSHAEIAENLEISEGTSKWHLSTARQKLREMLSIQYPSFNQRLNTAT; translated from the coding sequence ATGAGCCTTTTCGGGAAAAAAAACTACACGGAACAGGAGTTGGTGGAAGGCTGCACGCGCAACGAGCGCCGTGCGCAAGAGACCCTCTATCGTCGTTTTTTCCCGGAAATGATGCGCATGACCCGCAAATACACCCGCGACGACGATACCGCCATTGAGATAGTCAACAACGGGATGCTCCGTGTTTTCAAAAAAATCCACACGTTCGCCTTCAAAGGAAGCCTCGAAGGATGGGTGCGTCGCTTGGTGTATCACAGCATGGCCGATTATTTCCGCGACAACGCCCGATACCTGCATTTCCTCGTGTTGGAGGAACACGATAGCGCAGTGCCCGAAAGGGGGCATGAGACATTTTACGAGGAAGACATCCTGCGCGCCGTGCAGGCGTTGCCACCCGTGTCGCAAGAGGTATTTCGACTCTATGCCATAGAAGGTTACTCCCATGCCGAGATTGCCGAAAACCTGGAAATCAGTGAAGGCACCTCCAAATGGCATCTGAGCACGGCCCGACAAAAACTGCGCGAGATGCTGAGCATCCAATACCCCTCTTTCAACCAACGACTAAATACTGCGACATGA
- a CDS encoding PorT family protein, which yields MKNNFDHKLTDLGWKSMRRLLDREMPEQPRRRRFAWWIFALLLLPLSGVGGWWWWSQPTQTETTNPPKTNESNPTVTEPVVKAAPSIRAKDSHVAARNDAEESRRESKRDVPLSRISRVPALGDRLIVEYNNQGRDWLANKESSNAANSSERLPLNIHAEATPESRGTSDAEAPMETPMSEPTSIISDNTIISPDEAPHTIADIAQPETTSLSPTSTTTTLAPPPLTNKAAQPSRWSLGLTTSAATNKFTALNGFAAGAALNWQFAQKWGLRSGLQYAYYRIAESERPVISLTAGDYARATGDFSVILDNTPVSNSNLDPKALSVYVSVERLHRLEAPLLAYWQPIRPLRVMAGLLFSYTLNAQTSDESIANNKVYVASSSSAKSRLNGIASKNLKHLQAQWQSGIGLCLGKHLELGLSYRFSISGNATYEAAFQDNQLGHSDLSEKLKNNNRIPSSFLLSGIWFF from the coding sequence ATGAAGAATAATTTTGACCATAAACTGACCGACTTGGGCTGGAAGTCCATGCGACGCTTGCTCGACCGCGAGATGCCGGAGCAGCCTCGGCGCCGAAGGTTCGCGTGGTGGATTTTTGCGCTGCTCCTGCTCCCGTTGTCGGGGGTTGGCGGATGGTGGTGGTGGTCGCAACCGACGCAAACCGAGACAACAAATCCACCCAAAACAAACGAGTCGAATCCAACAGTAACAGAACCTGTGGTAAAGGCGGCACCCTCCATAAGGGCAAAAGACTCCCATGTTGCAGCTCGGAACGACGCGGAAGAAAGCCGCCGCGAATCCAAGCGTGATGTGCCACTCTCGCGTATCAGTCGTGTTCCGGCACTTGGCGATAGGTTGATTGTTGAGTACAACAATCAAGGCAGAGACTGGCTCGCAAACAAGGAAAGCAGCAATGCCGCAAATTCGAGCGAGCGCCTCCCCCTTAATATCCATGCAGAGGCTACCCCTGAATCACGCGGCACTTCTGATGCCGAAGCGCCGATGGAAACCCCAATGTCTGAACCCACAAGCATTATCAGCGACAACACTATAATCAGCCCTGATGAAGCCCCCCATACAATCGCCGATATTGCACAACCCGAAACAACCTCGCTCTCGCCGACCTCAACAACTACTACTCTTGCCCCTCCTCCATTGACAAATAAAGCGGCGCAACCCAGCCGCTGGTCACTCGGACTTACCACAAGTGCGGCTACCAATAAGTTTACGGCCCTCAACGGCTTTGCGGCGGGCGCAGCTTTGAACTGGCAGTTTGCGCAAAAATGGGGATTGCGGAGTGGGTTGCAGTATGCCTATTATCGGATTGCCGAATCGGAACGCCCTGTCATCAGTCTGACGGCAGGGGATTACGCCAGAGCTACTGGCGATTTTAGCGTGATTCTCGACAACACTCCCGTGAGCAACTCGAATCTCGACCCCAAAGCACTATCGGTCTATGTATCGGTGGAGCGGCTGCATCGTTTGGAAGCGCCATTGTTGGCGTATTGGCAGCCAATACGCCCACTAAGGGTTATGGCTGGGCTTTTGTTTTCTTACACACTCAATGCCCAAACCTCGGATGAAAGCATTGCGAACAATAAGGTGTATGTAGCATCCTCCTCCTCGGCCAAAAGCAGATTGAACGGGATAGCCTCCAAAAACTTGAAGCATTTGCAGGCACAATGGCAGTCTGGCATTGGCCTGTGCTTGGGCAAACATTTGGAATTGGGCCTTTCATACCGGTTTTCTATCAGCGGCAACGCTACCTACGAGGCAGCATTTCAGGATAATCAATTAGGGCATTCTGATTTGTCTGAAAAATTGAAAAACAACAATAGAATCCCAAGCAGTTTTCTTCTCTCTGGCATCTGGTTTTTTTGA